From the Micromonospora echinofusca genome, the window TCGCGCTGACCCGGATCGCCCCGCGCGCCACCGGCGTGGTCGTGGCGGCCTCCCTGGTGGCGCTGATGGTGCCGGCCACGGCGCTGCTCGTGCCCCGCTTCGCGATCTTCCGGGCGCTCGGCCTGACCGACACCCTGGTGCCGCTGATCGCCCCGGCGCTGCTGGGCACCTCGCCGCTCTACGTCCTGGTCTACCATCTGGCGTTCCGGGCGCTGCCGGCCGACCTCTACGACGCCTGCCTGGTGGCGGACCTCTCGCCGCTGCGCACCTGGTGGCGGGTGGCCCTGCCGCTGGTGCGCCCGGTCACCGCCGGCCTCACCGCGCTGACCTTCGTGCTCACCTGGTCGAACTTCCTCGACCCGCTGGTCTACGTCTACGACCGCGACCTGTTCACCCTGCCGCTGGCACTGCGCTCCCTGTCGGTGCTGGACCCGACGAACTTCCCGGTGTTCCTGGCCGGCGCGGTGCTGGCCACGGTGCCGGCGCTGGCCGTCTTCGTGCTCGCCCAGCGGCGCTTCCTCCACCACGACGATCCGACGGGACGGGACTGACGATGCGACCGAAGGCGCTGCTCGCGCTGCTGCTCACCGCCGTGCTGGCCGCCACCGGCTGCGGCTCCGGCGCCGGGTCGTCCGCCGACGGCCCGGTGCGGCTGCTGGTCTTCGGCGCCCCCGAGGAACTCGCCGCCTACCGCACCCTCGTCGAGGCGTACGAGAAGGCCCGCCCCGGCGCCGACGTGCAGCTCGTCGAGG encodes:
- a CDS encoding carbohydrate ABC transporter permease; this encodes MRGRARGPSPLPAAAGRVWRTLGAAFVLLVFVPPLLLLVSGSLTEPGLPPPPTPQLVPEPVSTTGYQQAVELGGLLRASLNSVLVAVVAVPLSVLVASLAGFALTRIAPRATGVVVAASLVALMVPATALLVPRFAIFRALGLTDTLVPLIAPALLGTSPLYVLVYHLAFRALPADLYDACLVADLSPLRTWWRVALPLVRPVTAGLTALTFVLTWSNFLDPLVYVYDRDLFTLPLALRSLSVLDPTNFPVFLAGAVLATVPALAVFVLAQRRFLHHDDPTGRD